Sequence from the Oculatellaceae cyanobacterium genome:
ACCTAGCTACAGGTGACGTATTCACATTTGCCAGTAATAACACCACCCCATTAACGTTTACAGGCGGTACGATCACACACCTGTTGAGCATTGATGGAACAACTGGGCAGCTATCAACAAGCAACCCCATTACTCTGTCAACGCCAATTACAGCAAATAGCTACGGGAATGTAGGGATATTTTCTGGATATAATCGGGCGGTAATTCATACAGGGTCGCAAGTATATAACATCGACTTACTTTCAGGGACAGTTACCGATTTAGGGGCGATGAGTAAACCTAATTGGGTTAGTACTGAAAGCTGGGCAGTTTGGGGAGTAGCAGAGTACTTTGATAATGCTGTGCATTTGGCTTATGTGGATACCTCTCCTCTCCATACAATTGAACGCATAAGAGTTCCTAGCGGTGTGACGGAAACCATTGCCACATTCAACAGCTTGAGTGATATGGCGGCATTTACCGTTTCCCCATCCAATAATCGTTGGTACTTCCACCATGAAGGAACTTCTCAGTTTCGCAGTGGTGATGAAACGATTGGTTATGCAGATGCCACATTTGCTATGGGGGGCGGTGAAATTGCTGACCAAAATGCCACAGGAAATACAGCTTTTAACTTCACCTTCGCCGCCAATACCTTTAGCGATCCTGATGGTAATTCCCTCAGTTACAGTGCTACCCGCAGCGATGGCACACCTTTACCAAGTTGGTTGAGCTTTAACTCCGGGACTCGCACTTTTAGTGGTACGCCAACAAATAGCAATGCTGGGATGCTGGGTGTCAGGGTGACTGCAACTGATGGCTCTTTATCTGTCAGTGATGATTTTGTCATTAATGTCATTAATGTTGCTAGTAGCAACAGCACACCCTCTGACATCAGCGCCAGTGCCACCAGTATCAACGAGAATGTGCCTGCCAATAGCATTGTTGGCGCACTTAGCACCACTGACCCCGATACAGGCAACACCTTCACCTACTCGCTAGTGACTGGGACAGGTAGCACAGATAACGCTAGCTTCAGCATTGTTAATGGCA
This genomic interval carries:
- a CDS encoding putative Ig domain-containing protein, translated to LATGDVFTFASNNTTPLTFTGGTITHLLSIDGTTGQLSTSNPITLSTPITANSYGNVGIFSGYNRAVIHTGSQVYNIDLLSGTVTDLGAMSKPNWVSTESWAVWGVAEYFDNAVHLAYVDTSPLHTIERIRVPSGVTETIATFNSLSDMAAFTVSPSNNRWYFHHEGTSQFRSGDETIGYADATFAMGGGEIADQNATGNTAFNFTFAANTFSDPDGNSLSYSATRSDGTPLPSWLSFNSGTRTFSGTPTNSNAGMLGVRVTATDGSLSVSDDFVINVINVASSNSTPSDISASATSINENVPANSIVGALSTTDPDTGNTFTYSLVTGTGSTDNASFSIVNGNQLRINSSPDFESKSTYNIRVRTTDQGGLSYEEALPVTINNVNEAPIIAGENEFKITGLSANNAYAIEHNTVTGDDRGGIAVSASKVFYTGDGSTGGFTLNDLSGGTNVGRIYDALFSNLATGDVFTFASNNTTPLTFTGGTITHLLSIDGTTGQLST